From Nitrospirota bacterium:
ATGAGATACTTAAGCAGGAATACGGTATAATCCGGAACCAAAACGGAACTAAACGGAACTATAATGAAGGCAGAATCTTTAAAAATCAATGGGTTATGAGACACCCCCCCCTCCCCAGTAAAGTAAACTTAGGAAGGGAAAGGGAGAATGAACGCTTGAACACTCACAAGGATGATAAAACTATTGAATTAAAAGAGAAAACAGATGAATTTACAGTTAAAGAATGAACATATAAAAAAAGGAGATGGCAACGATTTTTATTTCATAAAGATTTTTAACTGAGGCAACAGGCCCTTGCATATTTATTTAATTTCAGTGTAATATTATCATTGTCTTGTTTGAATCTTAAAGAGAGAGGCATATAATGCCTCGGTAAGATTCAAGCCAATTGCATACTTTAAGAGGGGAAATCTTTAAGGAGGAACGATGCAAAGGATAGGGTTATTTATTGTTGTCTCTTATCTCCTTTTCATCCCGTCGCTCATATGGGCAGAATCGGGATGTCTTTTGTGCCACAGCGTCATGAAGGCAAAAATAGAGGGCAGAAAGGGATTTATCGTAGATGTTTTTGTAGATTCCCAAAGGTTTTCAGGCTCTGTGCACGGTGACATCGAATGCACGGAATGTCACCTGACTTACACCACCCTGCCTCACGATCTTTCAAAAGAACAGGTGCCTTCCGATGTATCAGGGCTTTTGCCATATACATCTCAAAAAAGTAAGTCTGACCCTGTTGCCCTTTCTGCATGTGTGAGATGCCATGCTAAGGCTTATACCGCCCTCAGGGAATCTGTTCATGGCGAAAACATATTCAAAAAGAAAAACTCAGATGGCCCACTATGTCTGGACTGCCATGGCTCTCCGCACTATATAGTGCCAGCCGAGGATAAGGAATCCCCTGTTAACCACGCAAATGTCCTTCATACATGTGGGTTCTGTCATGAGAAAAATGAGATCATAGAGAAATACAACCTATCTGCCCATGTCATAGAGAAATATAAAGAGAGTTTTCATGGGAAAAAATACATATTGGGTCATAAGAAGGTCCCCATATGCAATGATTGCCATGGCTCTCATAATATAACGAAATGGGATGCGGATGACTCCCCTGTGTCAGGCAGTGCAAAGGTAAAAACATGTGGCAGATGCCATAAAGGTGCTACCGAGAAGTTTGCATCTGCACCCTCGCATAAATACATCGGCAAAGAAAACCCTATACCATACTACGGGGAAAAACTACTCATACTCCTTGTCTTTGGGGTCTTTGGCTTTACGATATCACATGTGGTCTTAGAGGCATACTCAGAGCTAAGAGACAAGCTCCTCAGAAGAAAGGAGGAGGAACACGATGAATAAGGAAATCCCAAACGAGATAGAGAGATTTAACATAGTCTTTAGGATACAGCATGTAGTGCTGTTTACAACATTTTTGCTTCTTTCCTTTACAGGCTGGGCTCTAAAATACCCTGAGGTAGAGCATTCCACATGGCTGGTAAAAATCTGGGGAGGACCTGAGACAGCAGGAACAATCCACAGGATAGCCGGCATAACAATGCTCATCGATTTTCTATGGCATGTGTCTTACCTCGTATATCTCATTGCCACAGGAAAAATTAAGTTCAACCCTGTAACAACCATAATCCCGCTTCCAAAGGATGTGACTGATGTTGTCCATAACTTCCTTTACTTTTTTGGTCTCTCAAAGACAAAGCCACAGTTCGGAAGGTTCAGCTACATCCATAAGTTCGATTACTGGGCAGTTTTCTGGGGCATGGGGATTATCGGCATATCGGGACTTATCCTTGCATTCCCTGTTTTTGCATCGAACTTCTTTCCTTCATTTACGCTCAACTGGATATGGCCCATTATGAGAATCCTCCATAGCGATGAGGCACTTCTGGCAATCGTGTTCATACTTTTCTGGCATTTCTATAACGAGCACCTGAAGGTCGGAAAGTTCCCGATGAGCTGGACATGGATTACAGGCAGGATGTCAACAAAAGACCTCAAGCACGAGCATGAGCTTGAGTTTCAACGGCTATTCCCCGAGGTTAAAAAAGATGAAGAATAGATACAGCATTTCTTTAATGCTCCTTTTAACCTTCGTTCTTGGCATCTCGGGGTGCAAGGTCAAAACAGAAGCTCACAAAGAGCCTGCGGTTGAGGAGATGCCTCTGATTTCGAGATATAATACGATTGCACTGATACCGTGTTTTGGATGCCATGATGTAGAGGCATTCTTTGGCGCTAAAAATGCAGGCATATTTTCCCATGAACGACACTACTCTTTAGATGTCCATTGCAACCAGTGCCATGATATAAAGGGGCATGAGCATCCAAAGCTCATCTCAGGGACATGTAGCGGATGTCATTCACTGGGTGTGCTCTCATATAAGGGAGGAGATGTAGGAAAAGTATCCTTTAACCACAGCTTCCATGCAAAGGCATTTTCCTGCAATGAATGTCACCCAAAGATTTTCCCAATGAAAAAGGGGCTAAGAAGTATAAAAATGGACGATATGTATCAGGGAAAATCCTGTGGCGCATGTCATAATGGTCAGAAGGCATTCCCGCCAACGGAATGCGAAAGATGCCATAAACAAGTCTCCTAAGAAAAGCAATCCGCTAATTTAAAGCAACGGGTTTATAATAAACCCGTTGCTTCTTGTATTATCCTCGGTATAAGTCCTTCAGAAATGTCAAACAAAATTGTCTTATATACAATTTTGTATGCACCCTCCCTCAAAAAATCCTTTTTTTATCATAGTTTTAAGCTGGCATGTTTTTAGCTATAGAGATTCTTAAGGAGAGAACATCCTGAAAATTTTTCATAGGAGGTATCAGATGAAGATGGTGGTAGCTGTAATCAAGCATCACAGGCTTGATGAGGTAAGAAAGGCACTTACTGCAATTGGCATACAGGGCATGACCAT
This genomic window contains:
- a CDS encoding cytochrome b/b6 domain-containing protein yields the protein MNKEIPNEIERFNIVFRIQHVVLFTTFLLLSFTGWALKYPEVEHSTWLVKIWGGPETAGTIHRIAGITMLIDFLWHVSYLVYLIATGKIKFNPVTTIIPLPKDVTDVVHNFLYFFGLSKTKPQFGRFSYIHKFDYWAVFWGMGIIGISGLILAFPVFASNFFPSFTLNWIWPIMRILHSDEALLAIVFILFWHFYNEHLKVGKFPMSWTWITGRMSTKDLKHEHELEFQRLFPEVKKDEE
- a CDS encoding cytochrome c3 family protein, coding for MKNRYSISLMLLLTFVLGISGCKVKTEAHKEPAVEEMPLISRYNTIALIPCFGCHDVEAFFGAKNAGIFSHERHYSLDVHCNQCHDIKGHEHPKLISGTCSGCHSLGVLSYKGGDVGKVSFNHSFHAKAFSCNECHPKIFPMKKGLRSIKMDDMYQGKSCGACHNGQKAFPPTECERCHKQVS